TGAGCGGCTCGCCCGCGCCACGGCGGACCTGGTCGCGGTCCTGGCGCTGCACCAGGCGGGGGCTCAGGAGGCGGAGCAGCGGCGGCCCGGGGCAGAACTTCTGGACCGGATCAAGGCCCATATGGAGACCCGCCTGGGCGAGCCGGGACTCTCCCCGCAGGACATCGCCGACCGCAACGGCGTCTCCCTGCGCTACCTGCACCGGCTCTTCCAGCGGGAGGGGACCACCGTCAACTCCTGGGTGCGTGCCCGCCGCCTGGAGGCTGCGAGCGAGGAACTGGCCCGGCCCGACGCGGCCCGGCGCACGATCGCCGTCGTAGCGGCGCGCTGGGGCTTCGCCAGCTCCGCGCACTTCAGCCGGGTCTTCCGCGAGGCCTACGACATGTCGCCGGTCGAGTGGCGACGAGCGTCCTGGGCGGCGCGGTGCACTGGCGGTCCGGAAGCCGTGCACGGGCGGACAAGCCTCCACGCCGCCGATTCCTAGCCTGGATACCGATGTCAGTCACAACATCCAGGGAGCAGAAAATGTCTGACGACACGTCAGTAGTCGCCCCCTTGCTGGAGCCGGAGGCGCAGGCCTTCGTGGAGGCCACCGCCAATCCGCCGTACCTGTTCGACCTCGCCCCGGCGGAGGGTCGCAAGGCCGTCGACGAGGTGCAGTCCGGCGAGATCGAGATGCCGGACATCGACGAGGAGTGGGTCACCGTCCCGGGCGGTCCGACGGGCAGCGTCCGGGCCCGGATCGTCAAGCCCGCCGGCGTCACCGGCACCCTCCCGGTGATCCTCTACATCCACGGTGCGGGCTGGGTGTTCGGCAACGCCCACACCCACGACCGCCTGGTCCGCGAACTGGCCGTGGGCGCCGAGGCCGCGGTGGTCTTCCCCGAGTACGACCTCTCGCCCGAGGCCCGCTACCCGGTCGCCATCGAGCAGAACTACACGGTCGCCCAGTGGGTCGTGCAGCAGGGCGCGTCCAAGGGCCTGGACGGCAGCCGCCTCGCGGTGGCCGGCGACTCCGTCGGCGGCAACATGACCGCCGCGCTGACCCTGATGGCCAAGGAGCGCGGCGATGTCCCGCTGCTCCAGCAGGTCCTGTTCTACCCGGTCACCGACGCGAACTTCGACACCGGCTCCTACCACCAGTTCGCGGAGGGCTACTTCCTGCGCCGCGACGGCATGCAGTGGTTCTGGGACCAGTACACGACCGACGAGGCCGACCGCGCCCAGATCACCGCCTCCCCGCTGCGCGCCACCACCGAGCAGCTCACCGGCCTGCCCCCGGCCCTGGTCATCACCGGCGAGGCCGACGTCCTGCGCGACGAGGGCGAGGCCTACGCGGGCAAGCTGCGTACGGCCGGAGTGCCCGTCACCGCCGTGCGCTTCCAGGGCATCATCCACGACTTCGTGATGCTCAACGCCCTGCGCGGCACCCACGCCGCCGAGGCCGCGCTGACGATGGCCACCCGCACGCTGCACACCGCGCTGCACGCGGGCTGACGATCCGGATCGAGGTCCCCACGCGGGGCTACGCGCCACCGTCCGCCCTCCCGTGGCCTCGTCCCCACCCCTGTTCCGTAGGAAGGCAGGGGCGGGACCGACGTCTCCGTCGGCACCACCTGGTTCCGGGCGACTTGCGTGGCCGGCGTCGAGGGACGAGGCCGGCTTCTCGCATCTGCCAGCACAGGAGAACATCCTCGCCGACGCCCGCGACGCGACCGCCCGCATGAATGAGTTGGGGGACGACGGGACGCAGGACCTGCCCGTCGCGCAGGTCATTCGCACCGGCGAGTTCCCAAACCGGTTCCTGGCGGAGCAGTTGGCGGTCACCACTTTTGTCCACAGCTGAGCGAAGGGGCAGTGCGATGAAGCCACTTGGCGCGAAGCCCCTCCTCGACGAGTGGGACTGGCAGAGTGCGGCGTCCTGCCGCGGCATGGACAGCTCCGTCTTCTTCTCCTCGTCCCACGAACGCGGCAGCAAGCGACGGCAGCGCGAACTGCGCGCCCAGGCCATCTGCCGCTACTGCCCGGTCCGACGGCCCTGCGCCGACTTCGCGCTGCGGACCGCCCAGACCTACGGAGTGTGGGGAGGCCTCACCGAGGCCGACCGCAACGCCGGTTGAAGGTCCCAACTCCACCTATTGGTCCACCTCTTCACCCCGCCCCGTGCGGGGTCCCAGTACAGGAGACCTCATGCGTATCCTCCCCTCGGCCCGCCGGGCACTCGTCCTCACCTGCACGGCAGCCGCCGCCGGTGCCCTGGCCTTCTCGGCGCCCGTCACGGCAGCGACCTCGCAGACCGCAGCGGCCCAGACCGCCACCGAGCACAGCGAGGCGCAGACCAAGCCCACGATCGTGCTCGTGCACGGCGCCTGGGCCGACGCGTCGAGCTGGAACGCCGTCATGTCCCGCCTGCTGCACGCGGGCTACACGGTCTACGCGCCGCCGAACCCGCTGCGCGGAGTGAGCGCCGACGCGGAGACGATCCGTGACTTCGTCGCCTCGATCCCGGGCCCGGTCGTGCTGGTGGGCCACTCCTACGGTGGGATGGTCATCACCAACGCGGCCGCCGGCAGCTCGAACGTGCGCGCTCTGGTCTACGACGACGCCTACATCCCCGACGAGGGCGAGACCGTGTTCCAGATCAACGCCGCCCAGCCCGGGTCGTGCGTCACCGCGGACCCGGCGACCTTCCTCAATCTCGTGCCGTACCCGGGCGCCCCGGCCGGCGATGCCGACGCCTACCTCAAGTACGCCCCCAACGGCAGCTACCGGGGCTTCACCGGCTGCTTCGCCAACGGCGTCCCGGCCGCGCGGGCCAGACTGCTGGCCGCAGGACAGCGGCCCTTCGCCGTCAGCGCGGGCTCGCAGCCCTCGGGGACGCCCGCATGGAAGTCGCTCCCGTCCTGGGCGGTCGTCGGCACCGAGGACCACGTCATCCCGCCGGCTGAGCAGCTCTTCATGGCGAAGCGGGCCGGCGCGCACGTCGTCGAGGTCGCCGCGGGCCACCTGTCCCTGATCACCCGTGCCGACACCGTCGCCGACACGATCATCACGGCGGCCCGGTCCGCCGGCTGAGACCTGGCCGTTCGGCAAGGGTCAGGGGTCGCCACCGAGGTGGCGACCCCTGACCCGGACGCGTTCAGTCGAAGCGCAGATCGGAGAGCCGCTTCCTGGACGAGGCGGGGTCGTCTTCGGAGAGCGGCCCATCTGCTCTGGTGACCAGGATTGAGGCCATCTCCCGGCCGGCCCGCTGTATACGTGCCCGCAGCCCCTCCGTGTGTGCGCTGCCGCCGGTTCCCCAGTCCTCGGACGCGGCGTAGACACCGGTCGGGACGACCACGGCACGCACGTGGGCGAAGAGCGGACGCAGTGCGTGATCCAGGACCAGCGAGTGGCGGGGAGTGCCTCCCGTCGCCGCGATCAGGACCGGTTTGCCCGTGAGAGCGTCCGGATCGATCAGATC
This portion of the Streptomyces mirabilis genome encodes:
- a CDS encoding alpha/beta hydrolase, whose translation is MSDDTSVVAPLLEPEAQAFVEATANPPYLFDLAPAEGRKAVDEVQSGEIEMPDIDEEWVTVPGGPTGSVRARIVKPAGVTGTLPVILYIHGAGWVFGNAHTHDRLVRELAVGAEAAVVFPEYDLSPEARYPVAIEQNYTVAQWVVQQGASKGLDGSRLAVAGDSVGGNMTAALTLMAKERGDVPLLQQVLFYPVTDANFDTGSYHQFAEGYFLRRDGMQWFWDQYTTDEADRAQITASPLRATTEQLTGLPPALVITGEADVLRDEGEAYAGKLRTAGVPVTAVRFQGIIHDFVMLNALRGTHAAEAALTMATRTLHTALHAG
- a CDS encoding WhiB family transcriptional regulator, coding for MKPLGAKPLLDEWDWQSAASCRGMDSSVFFSSSHERGSKRRQRELRAQAICRYCPVRRPCADFALRTAQTYGVWGGLTEADRNAG
- a CDS encoding alpha/beta hydrolase; this encodes MRILPSARRALVLTCTAAAAGALAFSAPVTAATSQTAAAQTATEHSEAQTKPTIVLVHGAWADASSWNAVMSRLLHAGYTVYAPPNPLRGVSADAETIRDFVASIPGPVVLVGHSYGGMVITNAAAGSSNVRALVYDDAYIPDEGETVFQINAAQPGSCVTADPATFLNLVPYPGAPAGDADAYLKYAPNGSYRGFTGCFANGVPAARARLLAAGQRPFAVSAGSQPSGTPAWKSLPSWAVVGTEDHVIPPAEQLFMAKRAGAHVVEVAAGHLSLITRADTVADTIITAARSAG
- a CDS encoding FMN reductase, whose amino-acid sequence is MKVVVVSAGLSVPSSTRLLADRLADAVCDELADQGHKGDVDVIELRALAVAIANSLVTGFPAAQLATAIAAVTDADSLVAVTPVFSASYSGLFKSFFDLIDPDALTGKPVLIAATGGTPRHSLVLDHALRPLFAHVRAVVVPTGVYAASEDWGTGGSAHTEGLRARIQRAGREMASILVTRADGPLSEDDPASSRKRLSDLRFD